ATGTCTGACGAAGAACTCACCGAACTCTGGGAAGAGATTAAGCGTCATGTAAACGCTGATCTCTCCGTTGGACCCGTCTATGGGGCACAGTTGTTGCTCGCCACTCCGCGGGGTGTTGCAGCGGGCACGCTCTACCTTGCGGTCCAAACTGATTTCACCTTGAAGCTGCTAGACGGCCGCCTTCGCCCGCCGATCATGGGCGCTCTCGCCGGCCTCACGACGGCAGAGAGTATCGACAATTTCGTTGTGATTGTTGATGAAGACGCGGTGCCGGCCCCCGAGCCGGAGGCGTTTGAGCGGAGCGAGTTTGTTTCGCCGCCGGCCCAGGTACGCGTCGACCGACCAATTCAGGAGCCGCGAAGCAGGCACGCCGCGGCAGTTCCATATGAGGATCCGCACCTGAACGAGAAGTACGACTTTGATTCGTTCGTGATCGGCCAGTCCAACAGGCTTGCGCATGCGGCAGCGCTGGCGGTATCTGAATCTCCGGCTCAGTCATACAATCCACTGTTCATTTATGGCGACTCAGGGCTTGGCAAGACTCACTTGCTTCACGCTATCGGCCATTACTCCCGAGAGCTGTTCCCTGAGATCCGAGTTCGTTACGTGAGTTCTGAGGACTTCACCAACGATTTCATCAATTCGATCGCGAACAACCAGGGTGCCCAGTTCCAAGATCGCTATCGCAACGTCGATGTCTTGCTCGTCGACGATATTCAGTTCCTTGAGGGTAAAGCGGAGACACAAGAAGCGTTTTTCCATACTTTCAACACGTTGCACAGCCATAACAAGCAGGTGGTCATCACGAGCGACGTGCAACCGAAGCAGCTGCGAGGCTTCGAGGAGCGGATCACGTCTCGTTTTGAGTGGGGGTTGTTGACTGACATCCAGGCGCCCGACCTCGAAACGCGAATCGCAATTCTCCGCAAGAAGGCTCAGCGCGAGCACCTTGACGTCGATGACGCAATTCTCGAGTTCATCGCCTCGAAATTCTCGTCAAACATTCGTGAGCTCGAGGGAACCCTCATTCGCGTGACGGCGTATGCCAACCTCAACCGGCAGCGCATCGACATGCCCCTGGTGAAAACAGTCTTGAAAGACCTCATCTCGATCGATAGCGACAACGAGGTGCAGCCCACAGACATCATTAGCCGAACCGCCGAGTACTTCGATCTTTCAGTCGACGAGCTCTATGGCCCGTCACGCGCTCAGCAGATTGCGTTGGCCAGGCAGATCGCAATGTATCTCTGCCGCGAGCTGACCCAGCTGTCACTTCCGAAGATTGGCCAGCTCTTCGGTGGACGTGATCACACAACGGTGATGTATGCCCACAAGAAGATTGCCCAGCTCATTACCGAGCGGCGCTCCGTGTACAACCAGGTGTCTGAACTCACCACGAGAGTAAGGCAGAACGGGCGGTGACACTCCACAACCCACAGGCCCCCTGTGGATAACTGTGGATAACTTCGCAAAAATGTGGAGGGTTCGGGTTCGGCTGTGAATTACAGGATTTTTGTGAGTTTGCCGTCTTCATGCGGATCTGCGGCTATCCACCCCTTGCAAACAAGTCACATGGGTGTAGTTCCAAGGCAGGACAAGGGAACGACCAAGTTATCCACAGTTTCCACAGCCCTTATTACTATTACAAGTTTTCTAATTCTTGTAAGCGACTCAATCACGCTCCGCTTCGCACCGGCCGGTTTCACCAAACACCAAGGTGTGCAAAGATTGTGGGGCTGGCGCCCCGTGCGCCTATGAAGGGAAAACACATGCGATTCACCGTCAACCGTGACGTGTTCAGCGACGCAGTGTCGTTCGCGGTGAAGTTGCTTCCTCAGCGCCCGACACAGCCGCTGCTGAGTGGAGTGCTTCTTCACGCCGAGGACGCTGAGCTCACTATTTCGTCTTTCGATTACGAAGTGTCGGCCCGCACGGGTGTTGTCGCCGATGTCGCTGAGGCAGGTAGGGCACTTGTCTCTGGTCGCCTTCTTGGTGAAATCGCGCAACGACTGCCGCACGCCGACGTTCAAGTTTCCCTTCTTGAAAGCCGTGTAGAAGTACGCTGCGGAAGTGCATCCTTCAGTCTTCCGGCTATGCCTGTCGAAGAGTATCCGCAGGTTCCTGTCGTTGATTCAGTCTCAGGCGCAGTTCCAGCGCAGGACTTTGCTGACGCAGTGGCGCAGGTGTCTCTTGCGGCCTCAAAGGACGACGTAACGCCCGTCATTACGGGTGTCCAGTTCGAAGTTTCTGAAAACTCACTCACGCTCACCGCAACTGATCGCTACCGTGTTGCAACTCGTGGCCTCGACTGGGAAGATCGCGGTGCAGGCGAGCATCTCAGCGCTTTGGTTCCGTCGAAGATTGTCACGGAGGTCGGCAAGACTTTCTCAAACGACGGCGAAGTGCGAATCACGATCGTCAAAGATGGCGAGCGCGAACTCATCGCTTTCACTGGCGGAAGCAAGACGGTTACGTCGCTGCTCATTAAGGGTAACTACCCGCCGGTTGGGCGCTTGTTCCCTGAGAACGTCGATAACTACGCAGTCGTAAATACCGCCGAGCTCATTGAAGCCGTTGGTCGTGTTGGTCTGGTCCTCGAACGCGAAGCAGCGCTTCGCTTTTCCTTTGCTGAAGGCGCGGTGATGCTTGAGGCAGCCGGCACTGAGTCAGCTCAGGCAGTTGAAAGTGTTGACGTCCACCTGCAGGGTGACGAGATGATCGTCTCCCTCAAGCCTCAGTTCTTGCTTGACGGACTTCGTTCGACTCATTCGGAGTTCGCACGGATCGCATTCACGCGAACCGATAACCCTGGCAAGCCCGGGCCGGTGCTCATCACGAGCCAGCGCAGCAAGGACGAAGCCGACGATGCTAGTTTCCGGTATCTGCTGCAGCCGAACCTACTGCTCCGCTAGACAATGAGGGTCGCTCACCTTTCACTCGGCGACTTTCGGAATTACGCGGCTGCCGAGCTGACACTGCATGAGGGCCCGAACCTCATCATTGGTAAGAACGGCCAGGGGAAGACAAACCTCGTCGAGGCAATTTCTTACTTTGCGACGCTGAGATCGCATCGCGTCTCTACTGACTCTGCGATGATTCGTGCCGAAAGGCCGGCCGCAATCTTGCGGATGAGGGTCGTGGCTGGCGACCGGGATGTGCTGCTTGAAACACAGCTCAACCGGGTTGGAGCGAATCGTGCCCAGGTAAACGGCAACATGGTGCGCTCGCGTGTGTTAACGCGGTGGTTCACGTCGATTATGTTTGCGCCTGAAGACCTCAGCATTGTTCGAGGTGAGCCCGCGGTGAGACGACGCTTCATGGACGACGCGCTCATCGCGCGCTTGCCCGTTGCCGCAGGGGTGATTGCTGACTACGAGCGTGTGGTTCGGCAGCGAACATCACTCCTCAAATCAGCGCGATCCGCGTCGCGGGGGACCGCGGCACTGCAAGCGACGCTTGAAGTCTGGGACGAGCAGCTGATTGAGCACGGGGTAAAGATCATGCTTGCGCGACGTGAGCTCGTTGCCGACCTGCGTCAACCACTCATTGACGCCTACTCAAACCTCGTTGACGCGGATCATGCGCCGGGCTTAGCTCTGAGCGAGTCCGTCTACGACAGCGTAGATGATGTTTCACGTGGAACGACGGGACTAGCCACCGGCGATCAGGTTTCACGTGAAACACTCGCGTCGGATTTTCGCAGCGCACTGAGTGCCGTTCGGTCGCGGGAGATTGAGCGGGGTGTGACTCTCGTCGGGCCTCATCGAGATGACATGGTGTTGGCCCTGAACGCACTGCCTGTCCGTGGTTACGCGAGCCACGGAGAGTCTTGGTCGTTCGCGCTCTCCTTGAAGATCGCCCTTGCCACAGTGATTCGAGCAGAGTCACCGGCCGGCGACCCAGTGATTATCCTCGACGATGTCTTTGCTGAACTCGACAGAGGCCGGCGTCAGCGACTGATGGCCGTCGTTGGTGACTTCGAGCAAGTCGTCGTAACAGCAGCAGTCGAGGGGGATGTGCCCGAGGGGCTTCCATGGCACCGCATTGAGGTATCTGCAGGTACGCTTCTCGAGCGAGATGCCGTTGAGTAGCCCAATCGATTCGTTCTCGACCTCCGCATATCTGCGGGCAAAGAGCGTGTGGCGCGGGAAGATTCAACGCAAGCGCCCGAGAAGAGCAGGAGACGATCCACTCTCCCGGCCGTTCGGCAGCGGCCGAGACCCGCGGTCTCTTAGCCTTGTGCTTGAGTCTGTTGTAGTAGACATGGGCTGGTCAAGCGAGCTTGAACAGGCCCGAATCATTGAAGAATGGCCGACATTCGTCGGCATTGCCACAGCTGAGCACACGACGGTAACTGGCATCCGCGATGGAGTGCTCGAGATCCAGTGCGATTCGACGACGTGGGCGACGGAACTTCGCAGACTTCGAGCCGAGATGCTCACTCGACTACTCACCGAGTATCCGGATTCAGATATTCGTGATCTTCGATTCAAGGCTCCCGGGGCGCCATCGTGGCGTCACGGACCACGTGTTGTACCAGGGCGAGGGCCGCGCGACACGTACGGATAGCGCATTCAACGCCATTCCGACGAGTGTTGAGTTTTTTCGGGGACGATCCTTCCAAAAAAACGGCCACCAGACGCCCCAGAAAGCCGTTTTGCGGGGCGATTCTTGATAGAGTTGGGGTGAAGTGTGCCTCAGGCCAAAAATGGCCCGTGGTTATCCGGGAGAGTGTGCATTAGAAAATGACTTTAGAACAAACTGCGGCTGAAGAATACGGCGCTGGAGAGATCCAGGTCCTTGAGGGACTCGAAGCCGTCCGCAAGCGGCCCGGTATGTATATCGGCTCGACCGGTCCACGTGGCCTTCATCACCTTGTCTACGAGATCGTAGACAACTCAGTGGATGAGGCGCTGGCTGGGCATTGCGATACGATCAACGTCACGATCCTGAAAGACGGGGGAGTGCGTGTTGTTGATAACGGTCGCGGTATCCCCGTCGACATGCACCCCACTGAGGGACGATCGACTGTGGAGGTTGTACTTACGGTACTCCACGCGGGCGGAAAGTTTGGCGGCGGGGGCTACGCGGTCTCCGGTGGACTTCACGGCGTTGGCTCGTCAGTTGTGAACGCGCTCTCCACACGATTTGACGTCTCGGTTATGCGACAAGGTTTCACGTGGAACATGTCCTTCACCAATTCGGTCCCAGACGCGCCTCTCGCGCAGGGAGAACCTACAGAGCAGACGGGCACGTCGATCTCGTTCTGGCCGAGCGCTGAGATTTTCGAGACCATTGAGTTCGACTACCAGACGCTTCGGACCCGGTTCCAGCAAATGGCCTTCCTGAACAAGGGCCTGAAGATCACGCTCACAGATGAGCGGCCACAGGAACCCGTCGAGAACGAAAGCGGCGAGCTCGTTGAGCCCAAGGCACCTTCTGACGAGTTCATGTATGAACGTGGCATCGAAGATTACGTGCAGCACCTCAACACAGCCAAACGTGCCGAGCTTGTGAACGAAGAAATTATTTCGTTTGAACTTGAGGATCCGGAGCGCAAGATCTCTGCTGAGGTCGCGATGCAGTGGACGACTTCCTACTCCGAGAGCGTCCACACCTACGCCAACACGATTAACACTCACGAGGGTGGCACTCACGAAGAAGGATTCAGGGCGGCGCTCACAACGCTTGTGAATCGATACGCTCGAGAGAAGAACATCCTTCGGGAGAAGGATGACAATCTGTCGGGGGAGGATGTTCGAGAGGGACTCACCGCGGTGGTCTCGGTGAAGCTTGGCGAGCCCCAGTTTGAGGGGCAGACAAAAACCAAGCTCGGAAACACCGAAGCCAAGGCGTTCGTCCAGAAGGTCGTCGGCGATCAGCTCGGAGACTGGTTCGAACGCAACCCAGGCCCTGCGAAAGACATTATCCGTAAGTCCATTCAGGCCGCCTCCGCCCGCCTTGCAGCGCGAAAGGCGCGCGAGACAGCCCGTCGAAAGGGCCTGCTTGAGTCAGGTGGAATGCCAGGCAAGCTCTCAGATTGCACGAGCAAGGACCCCACTGTCTCCGAGATCTTTATTGTGGAGGGCGACTCCGCCGGTGGCTCGGCCAAGACCGGCCGAAACCCAGAGACACAGGCAATTCTCCCGCTCAGAGGCAAGATCCTGAACGTCGAGAAGGCCCGTCTTGACCGTGCGCTTGGGAACGCCGAGGTACAAGCGATGATTACTGCCTTCGGTGCGGGCATCGCCGAGGAGTTTGATCCTGAGAAAGTCAGGTACCACAAGATCGTCCTGATGGCCGACGCTGACGTCGACGGCCAGCACATCACGACGCTCCTCCTCACTCTCCTCTTCAGGTACATGCGCCCGCTCATCGACCTCGGCTATGTCTTCCTCGCTCAGCCTCCGCTCTACCGCATCAAATGGACGAACGCAGAACATGAGTACGTCTACAGCGACGCCGAGCGCGACGAACGGCTCGAGGCTGGCGCGGCCGCTGGCCGCCGCCTCCAGAAGGAGAGCGGTGTCCAGCGATACAAGGGCCTTGGCGAGATGAACCACGAAGAGTTGTGGGATACCACGATGAACCCGGAGACCCGCACGCTACTGCAGGTCACCATGGACGATGCGGCTATTGCTGATGAGGTCTTCTCCACGCTGATGGGTGAAGACGTAGAGGCACGCCGCAGCTTTATTCAGCAGAACGCGAAGGATGTGCGCTTCCTTGACATCTGAAAACACCACACCAGAAGACGTGGCCGACGAGGCCCAGGCCGAGCCACAGGTCGAGCCGAATCACGGTCGCATCGACCAGGTGGAACTCAACGTCGAGATGCAGCGCTCGTACCTCGATTATGCGATGAGCGTTATCGTCGGGCGGGCCCTGCCAGACGTGCGTGACGGGCTCAAGCCCGTGCACCGCCGTGTGATTTACACGATGTACGACGGTGGATACCGCCCAGACAAGGCATTCTCGAAGTGCACCCGTGTCATCGGTGACGTCATGGGCCAGTTCCACCCGCACGGTGACACGGCAGTATACGACTCACTCGTTCGCCTCGTGCAACCGTGGTCGCTGCGATACCCGCTCGCGCTTGGTCAGGGCAACTTTGGTTCGCCGGGCAACGATGGTGCAGCTGCGCACCGTTACACCGAGACCAAAATGTCTCCACTTGCCATGGAGATGGTGCGGGATATTGACGAAGATACAGTCAATTTCCAGGACAACTACGACGGCCGCACGCAAGAGCCGACGGTGCTCACAGCGCGTTTTCCAAACCTGCTCGTGAACGGCTCTGTCGGTATTGCAGTCGGCATGGCGACAAATATTCCCCCGCACAACCTTCGAGAGGTTGCAGCGGGGGCAAAGTGGCATCTCGAGCACCCCGAGGCGACTCGTGAAGAGCTGTTTGAGGCGCTCATGGAGCGCATCAGCGGCCCCGACTTCCCAACTGGCGCGCAGATTCTTGGAACCAGCGGCATCCGCGACGCCTATCGCACGGGGCGCGGCTCCATCAAGATGCGCGCGGTTGTGAACATCGAGGAAATCCAGGGGCGCACATGCCTCGTTGTGACTGAGTTGCCGTATCAGGTCAACCCAGACAACCTTGCCGTGAAGATTGCCGACCTTGTGAAGGAAGGCAAAGTCCAGGGCATCGCAGACATTCGTGATGAGACAAGTGGCCGCACCGGCCAGCGTCTTGTCATCGTGATGAAGCGTGACGCGATCCCGAAGGTTGTGCTGAACAATCTCTACAAGCACACGCAGTTGCAAGAGAACTTTGGCGCGAACATGCTTGCCATTGTGGACGGTGTCCCTCGAACTCTCGCCATCGATGGCTTCATCACCTACTGGGTGAAGCACCAGATTGAGATCATCGTTCGGCGCACCCAGTTCCGTCTGCAGAAGGCCGAGGCTGAAGCTCACATTCAGCGCGGCTACCTCAAGGCACTCGACGCGCTCGACGAAGTTATCGCTCTGATCAGGCGTTCTTCGACGGTTGATGACGCGCGGGAGGGGCTCATGAGCCTGCTCGGTGTCGACCAGATTCAGGCCGACGCGATCCTCGCGATGCAGCTCCGCCGACTGGCAGCGCTTGAACGACAAAAGATTCTCGACCTCGCCGCCAAGCTCGAAGCTCAGATCAAGGAGTACGAGGGCATCCTCGCATCGCCTGAGCAGCAGCGTGGAATTATCGTTGAGGAGCTCGACGAGCTCGTGACTCGGTACGGTGATGACCGCCGAACGACGATTCTGCACGGTTACGACGGTGACATGTCGATGGAAGACCTCATTCCCGAAGAAGAGATGGTCATTACCGTCACTCGCGGCGGATACGTCAAACGAACGCGAATCGACAACTACAGGTCGCAACACCGCGGCGGCAAGGGCGTCCGCGGCGCACAGCTGCGCGCTGACGACATCGTCGAACACTTCTTTGTCACGACAACCCATCACTGGCTACTGTTCTTCACGAACACCGGCCGGGTCTATCGCGCGAAGGCGTACGAGGTTGCAGAGGGTGGCCGTGACGCGAAGGGCCAGCACCTTGCGAACCTGTTGGCCCTCGCTCCCGACGAGCAGGTCACACAAATCCTCGACCTGCGGCAGTATGACGACGCGAGCTACCTGCTGCTCGCGACACGCGATGGTCTTGTCAAGAAGACACCGCTTACCGAGTACGACACAAACCGTACTGGCGGCATCATCGCGATCAAGCTCCGTGAAGGGGACGAGCTCGTCCAGGCTCTCATCGCGGGTGCAGATGACGACATTCTGCTGATCTCACGACAGGGCATGTCGGTGCGATTTACCGCAACTGATCAGGCACTTCGCCCAATGGGTCGGTCGACGAGCGGCGTACGAGGCATGAACTTCCGTGACGGGGACGCACTGCTTGCAGCATCTCGACTCAGCGACGACGAGGGCTACGTCTTCGTCGTCACCGAGGGCGGCTACGCGAAGCGCACAGCAGTCAGCGAATACAGGGTCCAGCAGCGCGGCGGTTACGGCATTAAGGTCGCGAAGCTTGACGAGACGCGTGGAGATCTTGCGGGCGGCTTCATCGTGGACGAAGGCGACGAAGTGCTCGTCGTACTGGCGAGCGGTAAGGTTGTTCGATCCGGCGTCGCAGAGGTGCCGGCGAAGGGACGCAACACCATGGGAGTGGTGTTCGCTCGCTTCCCAGAAGGGGATCGTATTATTGGGATCGCCCGAAACGCCGAACGCGGTATCGACGATGGGGACTCGGAGGAGTCCGACGCGGAGAACTCCGTAGAGAAGGAAGACGTGAATGAGTAACACAGTCGCAGACCGGCTTGCGAAGAAGACTCGCAAGAAAGCACCCGCGAAGCAGGTTCGCCTGAAGCTCGTCTACGTCGACTTCTGGTCGGCAGTGAAGTTCTCCTTCCTCGTATCCATTTGTCTTGCCATTGTCGGGATCGTGACTGCAATTCTGGTCTACGTTGTGCTGCAGACGACCGGAGTCTTCGGGCGCATTGATGCGCTCTTCATGGACATCGTTGGCGAAGAGAACAGTTTGATGAACTTCATCGGTTTCCCGCAGGTCGCGTTCTTCTCTGTCGTCGTAGGCGTGCTCAACACGATCGTCGGTACGGCGCTTGGAGCCATCGGATCGCTCGTGTACAACCTGCTCGTGCGTGTTCTCGGCGGATTCCAGCTCGGTTTTTCGAGCAATTAGGCCAAAAGAGGCAACTCGATTTCGCATTCTCGTCCGGAACCGGTAATGTTGTCTCTTGGTCAAGGGGCTATAGCTCAGGTGGTTAGAGCGCTTCACTGATAATGAAGAGGTCCCAGGTTCAAGTCCTGGTAGCCCCACTGAATTTCACAAAATCGGCGAAAACCGGTAGTGTTATTCACAACGGGTCCTTAACTCAGTTGGTAGAGTGCCTGCTTTGCAAGCAGGATGTCGGGAGTTCGATTCTCCCAGGATCCACAACAGATACAAGAAATGCCTCGCCTTACGGCGGGGCATTTCTTGTTGTGTGAGAGGGCCCGAGTTTTGTCTGGTTTCCCCGATCTACGCGACACGCCGAAGCGTGGATTTCAGCGGTCATTTTCCAAAACTTCTTCTGAAGTGCCCGAGAGGAACCCCGCAGCAGTTCAATGCACAAACTGTGCATTCGACACGCCCGGGCCCTCAACAGTCGTGCATATTCGACTGGGGAAGGCTCGTCGGGGAATGACGTCTCGCAGCTCCTAGAGCGTTGCAATCCATCGCCTGGTGTCGCCAGGGTCGATGACGTCGTCGATGTCGAAGACCATTGCAGCACTCAACGCGCGTCCCTCCTCGTAGAGATCTGCCAATAGCTCTGAGAAGCGCCTGTCGCGATCCTGCGAGCTCGAAGCCGTGGCGAGTTCTTTGGCGTATCCCAGCCTGACTGCGCCTTCGAGACCCATCGCCCCAAGCTCTCCGCTCGGCCAGGCCACCGTGAATTGGCTCTCGCGAAGGGATCCCGTCGCCATGGCCATAGCTCCAAGGCCATAACTCTTTCGAATGATGATCACCCCTACTGGCACACTAAGCCGCGCCCCGGCAGCGAACAATCCACCAAATACCTTCACTCCTGGCTCTTCCTCCGCCGCAGGTCCCACCATGAAGCCCGGTGTATCGATGAATGACACGACAGGAATGCCGTGCGCTTCGGCAAAGGTCAGATGCTCGACAAACGAACGCGCTGCCTCGACGTCAATCGCGCCACCCAGGTGCTGATTGTTGTTTGCGATAATCGCAACGGCACGTCCCTCGACTCTCGCAAGAGCTGTAATTGCGCCAGGCGCAGCAATTTCGCGAACCTCAAAGAAGGAGCCGATGTCAACGACGCTTTCAATGGTTGCACGCATACTGAAGGCGCGGAGCCTATCGTGAGGCACAGCTAAGGCAGCAGCGGTTGGATCAGGTTCGGAGAATGAATCGCTTCGATCGCCAAAGTACGCCAGAAACGATTGCGCAGCTTGAACAGCAGCAGCGTCGTCCGGGACTAAGAGATCTATTGCTCCGGTGCGCGCGTGCTGCGAGGCAGGTCCAATGTCCTCGGCGGACCATTCGCCAAGCCCTCCGCCTGCAATCATTGCGGGCCCACCCATCCCGATGTTTGCGTCCTCAGTGGCGATAATGAGGTCGCCCAGACCGGCAAGTGCGGCATTCCCAGCGAAGCACCGGCCAGAGACGATCGTCACGATGGGGACTTTTCCCTTGAGCGAAGCGAATGCGGCGAAAGTCTGCACGCCAAGATGCGATCCTGGCGCAATGTCGGTGTCACCGGGGCGCCCTCCGCCGCCCTCTGCAAACAGAATCACGGGGAGCCGTTTGGCTGCGGCAACTTGCAGGAGTCGATCAGTCTTGGCGTGGCCCCGGGCACCCTGTGTGCCTGCCATAACCATGTAGTCGTAGCTCATCACGACCGCTTGACGCGAGCCCACCGGCGTCTTGACGTGGCCAATGCCCCCGACGATTCCGTCGCCACTCGTGTTCTTGATGAGCTCTGAGACCTCTCGACGTGCGGTCTGGGCCGCGATTGCCAAGGGCCCGTACTCAACGAACGATCCGGGAAGGAGGAGATCGCCAAGATTCTCTCGGGCTGTGCGGCGACCCCGCGCGTGGACGGCTGCAATGGCCTCAGGGCGCGCGTCGTCGATGGCCTTCGCATGGCGCTCGAGCACCTCTGTGATGCCCGGATGGGGTGTACTTGTCTGGTTCGTTTGGGGGAGATGCTCCTTCTCCGCAGGAACGATTGCGAACACCGCCTGGCCGCTGGCTACCTGATCGCCGACCTCGACAAGAGCCCGTGCGGCGTCATAGGGCGGCGAGGAGATGGCGTGATGCATCTTCATTGCTTCAATGAGCCCAAGCTCGCCAGGAGTCTCCTCGAGGGAGACCACCGTTCCAGTGACTGGAGACACGACGACTTGTTCGCCAGGTTCGAGCACAACGGGGGGCTCAGCCTGCTGTGCATACCGAGAGCTCCAGGGTTCCTTCCGGTCGCGGGAATCATCGCGAATATCGAGCGGGGGAAGCTTCTCTCCCGACGCCGAATCGAGCAACTCCGGCAAGTGATCATCGACCCACCGGGTCGTGCTCTCACCGAGAGTCGCGCGCGAAAGCACGGCCATGAGGAACGCGGCGTTTGTCGCGACACCGGTGCATTCGAACTCCGAGAGCGCCGCTTGCGCCCGTCGTTTCAGCGTCGCAACGTCACGGCCAGAAACGATGACCTTCGCAAGTAGGGTGTCGTATCTCGTGCTGACCCGACTGCCCGGCCGCACCCACGTGTCAATCCGGATGCCCAGCCCAGTGGGAAGGCCGAGGTGGCGAACGACACCGGCGGCGGGCTGCGGTGTTCCTTCGGCATCCATTGTCTCCGCCGCAACCCGGAGCTCGACGGCGTAACCTCCGGCTGCGGCGTCCAGGCGAGCAGGAGGGAGTTCAAGCTCGTCGAGCGAACTCCCCAGGCCTATCTCGATCTGGCACGCGACA
Above is a window of Leucobacter aridicollis DNA encoding:
- the dnaA gene encoding chromosomal replication initiator protein DnaA; protein product: MSDEELTELWEEIKRHVNADLSVGPVYGAQLLLATPRGVAAGTLYLAVQTDFTLKLLDGRLRPPIMGALAGLTTAESIDNFVVIVDEDAVPAPEPEAFERSEFVSPPAQVRVDRPIQEPRSRHAAAVPYEDPHLNEKYDFDSFVIGQSNRLAHAAALAVSESPAQSYNPLFIYGDSGLGKTHLLHAIGHYSRELFPEIRVRYVSSEDFTNDFINSIANNQGAQFQDRYRNVDVLLVDDIQFLEGKAETQEAFFHTFNTLHSHNKQVVITSDVQPKQLRGFEERITSRFEWGLLTDIQAPDLETRIAILRKKAQREHLDVDDAILEFIASKFSSNIRELEGTLIRVTAYANLNRQRIDMPLVKTVLKDLISIDSDNEVQPTDIISRTAEYFDLSVDELYGPSRAQQIALARQIAMYLCRELTQLSLPKIGQLFGGRDHTTVMYAHKKIAQLITERRSVYNQVSELTTRVRQNGR
- the dnaN gene encoding DNA polymerase III subunit beta, which produces MRFTVNRDVFSDAVSFAVKLLPQRPTQPLLSGVLLHAEDAELTISSFDYEVSARTGVVADVAEAGRALVSGRLLGEIAQRLPHADVQVSLLESRVEVRCGSASFSLPAMPVEEYPQVPVVDSVSGAVPAQDFADAVAQVSLAASKDDVTPVITGVQFEVSENSLTLTATDRYRVATRGLDWEDRGAGEHLSALVPSKIVTEVGKTFSNDGEVRITIVKDGERELIAFTGGSKTVTSLLIKGNYPPVGRLFPENVDNYAVVNTAELIEAVGRVGLVLEREAALRFSFAEGAVMLEAAGTESAQAVESVDVHLQGDEMIVSLKPQFLLDGLRSTHSEFARIAFTRTDNPGKPGPVLITSQRSKDEADDASFRYLLQPNLLLR
- the gyrA gene encoding DNA gyrase subunit A encodes the protein MCASLTSENTTPEDVADEAQAEPQVEPNHGRIDQVELNVEMQRSYLDYAMSVIVGRALPDVRDGLKPVHRRVIYTMYDGGYRPDKAFSKCTRVIGDVMGQFHPHGDTAVYDSLVRLVQPWSLRYPLALGQGNFGSPGNDGAAAHRYTETKMSPLAMEMVRDIDEDTVNFQDNYDGRTQEPTVLTARFPNLLVNGSVGIAVGMATNIPPHNLREVAAGAKWHLEHPEATREELFEALMERISGPDFPTGAQILGTSGIRDAYRTGRGSIKMRAVVNIEEIQGRTCLVVTELPYQVNPDNLAVKIADLVKEGKVQGIADIRDETSGRTGQRLVIVMKRDAIPKVVLNNLYKHTQLQENFGANMLAIVDGVPRTLAIDGFITYWVKHQIEIIVRRTQFRLQKAEAEAHIQRGYLKALDALDEVIALIRRSSTVDDAREGLMSLLGVDQIQADAILAMQLRRLAALERQKILDLAAKLEAQIKEYEGILASPEQQRGIIVEELDELVTRYGDDRRTTILHGYDGDMSMEDLIPEEEMVITVTRGGYVKRTRIDNYRSQHRGGKGVRGAQLRADDIVEHFFVTTTHHWLLFFTNTGRVYRAKAYEVAEGGRDAKGQHLANLLALAPDEQVTQILDLRQYDDASYLLLATRDGLVKKTPLTEYDTNRTGGIIAIKLREGDELVQALIAGADDDILLISRQGMSVRFTATDQALRPMGRSTSGVRGMNFRDGDALLAASRLSDDEGYVFVVTEGGYAKRTAVSEYRVQQRGGYGIKVAKLDETRGDLAGGFIVDEGDEVLVVLASGKVVRSGVAEVPAKGRNTMGVVFARFPEGDRIIGIARNAERGIDDGDSEESDAENSVEKEDVNE
- the recF gene encoding DNA replication/repair protein RecF (All proteins in this family for which functions are known are DNA-binding proteins that assist the filamentation of RecA onto DNA for the initiation of recombination or recombinational repair.), which codes for MRVAHLSLGDFRNYAAAELTLHEGPNLIIGKNGQGKTNLVEAISYFATLRSHRVSTDSAMIRAERPAAILRMRVVAGDRDVLLETQLNRVGANRAQVNGNMVRSRVLTRWFTSIMFAPEDLSIVRGEPAVRRRFMDDALIARLPVAAGVIADYERVVRQRTSLLKSARSASRGTAALQATLEVWDEQLIEHGVKIMLARRELVADLRQPLIDAYSNLVDADHAPGLALSESVYDSVDDVSRGTTGLATGDQVSRETLASDFRSALSAVRSREIERGVTLVGPHRDDMVLALNALPVRGYASHGESWSFALSLKIALATVIRAESPAGDPVIILDDVFAELDRGRRQRLMAVVGDFEQVVVTAAVEGDVPEGLPWHRIEVSAGTLLERDAVE
- a CDS encoding DUF721 domain-containing protein encodes the protein MPLSSPIDSFSTSAYLRAKSVWRGKIQRKRPRRAGDDPLSRPFGSGRDPRSLSLVLESVVVDMGWSSELEQARIIEEWPTFVGIATAEHTTVTGIRDGVLEIQCDSTTWATELRRLRAEMLTRLLTEYPDSDIRDLRFKAPGAPSWRHGPRVVPGRGPRDTYG
- the gyrB gene encoding DNA topoisomerase (ATP-hydrolyzing) subunit B, whose protein sequence is MTLEQTAAEEYGAGEIQVLEGLEAVRKRPGMYIGSTGPRGLHHLVYEIVDNSVDEALAGHCDTINVTILKDGGVRVVDNGRGIPVDMHPTEGRSTVEVVLTVLHAGGKFGGGGYAVSGGLHGVGSSVVNALSTRFDVSVMRQGFTWNMSFTNSVPDAPLAQGEPTEQTGTSISFWPSAEIFETIEFDYQTLRTRFQQMAFLNKGLKITLTDERPQEPVENESGELVEPKAPSDEFMYERGIEDYVQHLNTAKRAELVNEEIISFELEDPERKISAEVAMQWTTSYSESVHTYANTINTHEGGTHEEGFRAALTTLVNRYAREKNILREKDDNLSGEDVREGLTAVVSVKLGEPQFEGQTKTKLGNTEAKAFVQKVVGDQLGDWFERNPGPAKDIIRKSIQAASARLAARKARETARRKGLLESGGMPGKLSDCTSKDPTVSEIFIVEGDSAGGSAKTGRNPETQAILPLRGKILNVEKARLDRALGNAEVQAMITAFGAGIAEEFDPEKVRYHKIVLMADADVDGQHITTLLLTLLFRYMRPLIDLGYVFLAQPPLYRIKWTNAEHEYVYSDAERDERLEAGAAAGRRLQKESGVQRYKGLGEMNHEELWDTTMNPETRTLLQVTMDDAAIADEVFSTLMGEDVEARRSFIQQNAKDVRFLDI